The genomic stretch ACTGATCTGTTTGACATGGATCCGATCTGGaactggacaagtgtggaccaAACCTTACTggaagatttttttaaaaaaaggcacaTTTTAAGTAGTCACAAAGAAAATTACAAATAAACTGATAAATGGTGAATAGTTGACAGTTCCAACTATCTCCAACTATATCTCCACGTAGATTTGTTGCAGattttatttgtataggttttccATTGATCATAATGTTGCAGGAGGTTGGTTtgcctaggatatgatgacttggAGACTTAGCACAAGGAGAACCGACGAGAGTTAATATTCATCCGAGTGACCCCGATGTGCTTGAGGGGTGTAGAGAGGGAGAAAGCAGCTCTTGGAGGGATGTTGCAGAGCAGGTCAGAGTCCTCATCACATACTTCTAAGTCAAATGTAGCATCATCCAACATCTCTTTATGGCGCTCACAAGTTTGCTCAATTTTTAGCTGTGAGATTCGGGACCTGAGCAGCATAAGCTGTCGCGCTAACTGATGGTCAGAGGCCTGCATGTCCCTCTGTTGgaagaggaaaaaatatatagtaaTAAGATAGCCTTTTTTAATAACTGTACAGGAGACTACCCaaacagtcactgcataactataGGTTTTGTAATGAATCTTCCATCTGTTGCTGTACCAAGATTTCAAAAGTCATGTTACACCTTGTCATTTCAAGCATAACTTAATTTCTTGCAAACCATCCACTACAAGTTGTCTGCCTGTTGGCAGGGCTCAGTAGTAAATTGATAAAGGATTTCTAAGCCAGTTCACTATTAAAGCTGAATATTCACTTAATTATAAATGTATCCATTATTAAAGTATTTTAATAGTGGCAGGTAGGATTTTAAAGGTGTTGGTGGAAGGACCAGCACTCTATAGTTCCATGTTCTAGAGCCATCCTCTGACAGGCCAGTAAGCTTTGACCAATCAGCAACTTTGTTCACACCTTGAGTGACCAATTAGAGGTTTGGTTACCTCTAAAAACCAACCACCATCTTACAAATAGGTACTGTCTAGCtcttacatgtcaaactctggcccacagaCTAAATCTTGCCCTCagggccatcaaatttggccctcaactgGTTTCCCTACCTTGTATTATTAttggccctctctagaccaccagggaagctatattggaggtgaagccctagatcaccagggaactcatatgaggagggagggggaaacactagacaccagggaactgtataaagggcaatagacaccagggaactgtataggcatgggatggggcactagacaccagggaactacagGGGAGGGAGATAGGctactagaaaccagggaactgtataggcgagTGAGGGGGCACTATACACAAGGGATTtataggagagggagagaggccactagacaccagggaactgtgtagtagAGAAGGAGGGCCAGTAGACATCAGAGAACTGtgtaaggaagggaggggggccattagacaccagggaactttataaaggagggaggtggccactagacattgaggctggcttgcgacttagtgccagtgttcaattttggcccactttgtatttgagtttgacatccctggtctagCTAAATAGCTTTCCCAGAGGGAATCCATGACATAAAGGCTGCTGCACTCATTTTACATGCCTGAATGTAAGTTGCAAAAACAAGGATTTCTGCAATATTATCactgaaatattttattttactgaGACCTCTGTACATTTCAAGTTGCTATTGTCTGGTCTTCTGATCCATTAGGTTTATAAATTGAATAAACTGGAACTGCTAAAATgaatgcaaaattgaaaaaaaaagtaaggcaaTTGCACCACAAAAATGTCTTACTACAAATCCACCACAGAGGATTGTGCCAGATTTAGGACTCCATAATCTGTAAAGTCTTTGGAAAGAATTCAGCCATGTCTTTCTAAACCGGCCAAATATCTAGCTTGATTATAGTTTAGTGAAAAATATGGTGGGATTAGTAGGGAAACTGTACTCAGCAACATCCCCCATGCATAATACACTGGACCTGATTTACCAAGCTTCTTCAGAGCTGGAGAACACTAGAGAACTTAAAGTGGAATTTCTGTTAACCCTTCTGAATTATAAgaacacattgggctcgattcacaaagcggtgataactcagttatcacgcctaaaagactttaggcgtgataacctttgcaccactgagttatcaccgatctttgctctaactcgcgcgaagtttccgcgcgtacgcgcgtacgtgcgcgcgcaaagtcccatagggcttaatgggagcttcgcgcgtggaaaattcgcgcgagttgcttcttatcatgcctaaagtgagtttaggtgtgataaggggcttttcactggcgtgcaaacactttgcaccgctttgtgaatcaagcccataatctgcattctgcagcagtgtcaggAAAACTGCTGTGCTCATTTTTTATGTAAAATAAATCAGTCACCTACagcggcttgcaaaagtattcggcccccttgaagttttccacattttgtcacattactgccacaaacatgcatacatttttttgtaatttcatgtgaaagaccaatacaaagtggtgtacatgtgagaagtggaatgaaaatcatacatgattccaaacattttttacaaatcaaacacttcaaagtggggtgtgcgtaattattcagccccctgagtcaatactttgtagaaccaccttttgctgcaattacagctgccagtcttttagggtatgtctctaccagctttgcacatctagagactgaaatctttgcccattcttctttgcaaaacagctcctgctcagtcagattagatggagagcgtttgtgaacagcagttttcagatcttaccacagattctcgattggatttagatctagactttgactgggccattctaacacatggatgtattttgttttaaacaattccattgttgccctggctttatgtttagggtctttgtcctgctggaaggtgaacctccgccccagtctcaagtcttttgcagactccaagaggttttcttccaagattgccctgtatttggctccatccatcttcctatcaactttgaccagcttccctgtccctgctgaagagaagcaaccccagagcatgatactgccaccaccatatttgacagtcaggatggtgtgttctgagtgatgtgcagtgttagttttctgccacacatagcgttttgcattttggccaaaaagttccattttggtctcatccgaccagagcaccttcttccacatgtttgctgtgtcccccacatggcttgtggcaaactacaaacggacttcttatgcttttctgttaacaatggctttcttcttgccactcttccataagagccaactttgtgcagtgcatgactaatagttgtcctatggacagattcccccacctgagctgtagatctctgcagctcgtccagagtcaccaggggcctcttgattgcatttctgattagcgctcttcttgttcggcctgtgagtttaggtggacggccttgtcttggtaggtttacagttgtgccatactccttccatttctgaatgatcgcttgaacagtgctccgtgggatgttcaaggctttggaaatctttttgtagcctaagcctgctttaaatttctcaataactttatccctgacctgtctggtgtgttctttggacttcattgtgttgttgctcccaagattctcttagacaacctctgaggccgtcacagagcagctgtatttgtactgacattagattacacacaggtgcactctatttagtcattagcactcatcaggcaatgactatgggcaactgactgcactcagaccaaagggggctgaataattacacacaccccactttgcagttattgatttgtaaaaaatgtttggaatgatgtatgattttcgatccacttctaacatgtacaccactttgtattggtctttcacgtgaaattccaataaaattgattcatgtttgtggcagtaatgtgacaaaatgtggaaaacttcaaaggggccgaatacttttgcaagccactgtaaatattGACGATTTTCCATGATCCTGTGTGACATTAGCCTATGGCTGCAGTGAGCACCTGAGAGATTTACATAGTTTTGCTGTCTCAATGACTGACAGAGACAACGCCACCCATTTATGACatccgggcccatatgcaattaattgttttacctaagttatctcctaggagataatgttcatattctctgtaaactaaattttcaacattttacaattgaaaaaagtctccaaaagttggtgaaaaaatactattacatttattttgagtattttcttccttgctggtgacttaaatggcattttatgacaagttgtaaaaatatcaccaaggaaaaaactcaggggaaaaagtgaattgcatatttgtCTTCCTCACAGCTTCCCTTTGCCATCTGGAGTAAAGGTGAACTTACAGGAAACCACATTTGGTAGGAATTACTTCATGTGCAATTTGTATGAGTTGCAGTCATTGGCAATGCAGCAGTGATATGATTAGTGCTATTTTGCAATTAACACTTTACTACCAACCCCCATTTTTAAAACAGCACAATATACAGGATGCATTTTCATATGAACAGAAAATGCACAAACGTTTCCAGATAATAAAATGTTTTTACAGCCTTTGCTCTGATAATCTCACTAACAGCTGGCATATGACCCGAGCGGCTTCTGTTTCCTCAGTTTAACCCTTTATACCTAATATGAAATATAATGCCATCAAAACAAACCCTTCTATATTATTCCTAGCGTTTGCTAATCCTTTAACAGTGCTAAATACACAGTACATGGATGGAATTTATGACACCAATATTACATTCTGTGAGAGAACAGAATAAGAATGTGACAAAGGATTTACTACAGATTACATGAACCCCTTCCGTACCTAATCTGCTTCTAAAGCAGCCTTTTTTCTGTATGGGTGTTGTAAAAATGACAGTCCTGTTTCTTTGCTGAGAAGTTTAAACCATTTAGAAATGAGGTTTGGGCAATAGGCTCATTTATTTATTGTTGCACATAATTAAAACTATATATTATTCATTATATTaggcatatacagtataatcatGTATACAATATCTATATGGATACAACAACCaatctgattatttttttttataaagagcaCATTAGCTAACTAAAAATGGGTTATTGTACAGGCTATCTCCTACTTAGGAACAGGTTCCAATCcgggagattgtttgtaagttgaatttgtttgtaagttgagttctGTGTGAAACGTGGATAAATTATTTACCGTACTTCAgaaaactctggatttggacatatagcaTAGAAACGATGTTTTTGGttattttcaatgtgcttttaaagtgtcTTAAACTACTTATACAAGTCTATGCAATACAGTTATATTTAACAACAAAATTATgttataacaaaaacagtattctATATTTGGTatatgaagacaactttgtatttGTGAAATGTTGTAACTTGACTCGTTTGTAcataggggactgtctgtatatTTGAAAATGGAAGGTAATATAAAggtagttttttttctgcgttttcttattcttttgctctttttgtttttgtctaaatgtgtctaaatgattttactaataataaaaataatacaaagaCCTTTTGCTATAAAGAAAGGAAAACGTAATCTCCAATTCTTGATAATTGACAAAAGTGGGATGAACATCTCTGATGGATGGAAAGGTATGATGTATTATATATTCTTAGTGGAATATTTTAATATGAATATATGAAACTCTCTTTTCTATGAAGCTAAGTAGTCTCTTAAAGTTGTACACACCATCTTTAATATAAATATATGATCGGAAGAACTCAACAATGCTGTGTAGTGGAACACTATGTCATATGGTAGTGCTTTTAGCATTGATTTGTATGGATTTCTACCTTGGATTATACACATCAGTCATTTCTATCAGattgtactcaccagctcctttcTCAGCCATTCCAAGGCTTCATCCACAGAACTGAACCCACAAACACTGACTGGGGGTCTGTCTGTCTCCAGATTAGATGGGACTTGGGTGACCGTCTTGCCTTTAGTCCATGGTCGTGCCTGCACtctctgtgtccactcctggtagGATGGCCGACGGGTCTGCAGCTTCAGTCGGGCTGCCAGAGCTTTAACAGACTCTAGATCTGGAGCAGCATCACTTCCCCCTTCTTCACCCAACTCGCTAAATCTCACAGGGGTGAAAGACATTGCTGAAGAAAAGGCGTTGCAAGAAACCTGTGAACTGGtttctttaaacaatgcagatcatGTGTTCAAGGAAAAATAGAATAGGTCATCTGGTGCACAATAATGCAGAGTGTGGCTACCAAGTCATGTGAAGTACACAGCTTCAGAACAGCATAAGAACTGATGTGTAAACAAAGGCCATGTGAGTACACAGGAGTGCTAGGATGCTGTGCCTCCTCAAGCTGCTGTTCTCACAGTTTTATATGTCCCAAAGAATTATTATTATAGGATCCTGCAAGGTCCTCCCACTTCTGCAGGAAACTGCACCC from Hyperolius riggenbachi isolate aHypRig1 chromosome 2, aHypRig1.pri, whole genome shotgun sequence encodes the following:
- the FAM167B gene encoding protein FAM167B; translated protein: MSFTPVRFSELGEEGGSDAAPDLESVKALAARLKLQTRRPSYQEWTQRVQARPWTKGKTVTQVPSNLETDRPPVSVCGFSSVDEALEWLRKELRDMQASDHQLARQLMLLRSRISQLKIEQTCERHKEMLDDATFDLEVCDEDSDLLCNIPPRAAFSLSTPLKHIGVTRMNINSRRFSLC